A section of the Malus sylvestris chromosome 17, drMalSylv7.2, whole genome shotgun sequence genome encodes:
- the LOC126610278 gene encoding vacuolar cation/proton exchanger 2-like encodes MVSINGKTDLESDEDIPFSSSAATSKVEALDFEMIHLRSRADLAKSWVSRHMWIRVPRSIYIVLFKAKINMLLPFGPLAILLHYITGKHGWVFFFSLVGIVPLAERLGYATEQLAFYTGPTVGGLLNATFGNATEMIISIYALKNGMIRVVQQSLLGSILSNMLLVLGCAFFTGGIIHYQKIQVFNKSAALVNSGLLLMAVMGLMFPAVLHFTRSEIHFGKSELSLSRFSSCVMLVAYASYLFFQLRSHRNLYNPIEEEGVRGEDESDEEEAPEITHWEAIGWLAVLTVWVSVLSGYLVDAIQGASDSFNMPVAFISVILLPIVGNAAEHASAIMFAMKDKLDITLGVAIGSSTQISMFVIPFCVVVGWIMGQPMDLNFQLFETATLFITVLVVAFMLQEGTSNYFKGLMLILCYLIVAASFFVHVDPSDDGN; translated from the exons ATGGTTTCTATAAATGGGAAGACAGACCTTGAATCTGATGAAGATATACCTTTTAGCTCATCAGCAGCCACCAGTAAAGTAGAGGCCTTGGACTTTGAGATGATTCATTTGCGGTCACGAGCAGATTTGGCGAAGTCATGGGTTTCAAGACATATGTGGATAAGAGTTCCGAGGAGTATTTATATAGTCTTATTTAAAGCAAAGATCAATATGTTGCTACCCTTTGGTCCTTTGGCGATTTTGCTACATTATATTACTGGAaagcat GGATGGGTATTCTTCTTCAGCTTAGTGGGCATCGTACCTTTAGCAGAGCGTCTAGGATATGCCACTGA GCAACTTGCTTTCTACACTGGACCAACAG TTGGGGGTCTGTTAAATGCCACATTTGGAAATGCCACAGAAATGATTATATCAATATATGCATTAAAGAACGGAATGATAAGGGTTGTTCAGCAATCTTTATTAGGATCAATCTTGTCCAACATGCTTTTAGTGCTCGGATGTGCCTTCTTCACTGGTGGAATCATTCATTACCAAAAAATTCAGGTTTTCAACAAG TCTGCAGCCCTCGTGAATTCAGGATTGCTGTTGATGGCTGTCATGGGGTTAATGTTTCCGGCTGTGCTTCATTTTACGCGCTCAGAGATCCACTTTGGGAAGTCAGAGTTATCTCTTTCAAGATTTAGCAGCTGTGTAATGCTAGTGGCATATGCGAGCTACCTTTTCTTTCAACTTAGAAGTCATCGTAATCTTTATAATCCCATTGAGGAG GAAGGAGTCAGGGGTGAAGATGAATCCGATGAGGAAGAGGCTCCCGAGATAACTCATTGGGAAGCAATTGGCTGGCTTGCTGTTTTAACTGTCTGGGTGTCCGTTTTGTCTGGATACCTTGTGGATGCTATCCAG GGAGCGTCTGACTCATTCAACATGCCTGTGGCATTTATCAGTGTTATACTACTACCAATTGTAGGAAATGCTGCAGAGCATGCAAGTGCTATCATGTTTGCCATGAAGGACAAGCTT GATATCACACTCGGAGTTGCAATTGGATCATCTACACAAATATCCATGTTTGTG ATACCCTTCTGCGTAGTTGTTGGGTGGATCATGGGACAGCCAATGGACTTGAATTTTCAACTGTTTGAGACTGCCACACTTTTTATTACAGTGTTAGTCGTGGCATTTATGTTGCAG GAAGGGACGTCAAACTACTTTAAAGGCTTGATGCTTATTCTGTGCTATCTCATAGTTGCCGCCAGTTTTTTTGTACACGTCGATCCTTCAGATG ATGGTAATTAA
- the LOC126611412 gene encoding mitogen-activated protein kinase kinase 5-like yields the protein MRPIQSPPGTNLAPAAPPPRQVTNQRRRRHDLTLPLPQRDTSLAVPLPLPPPGPSSAQSSSAHSAAQQLINFSELERSNRIGSGAGGTVYKVIHRPTGRLYALKVIYGNHEIETLRQICREIEILRDVDNPNVVKCHDLSDHNGEIQVLLEYMDGGSLEGQHIGNERALSDLARQILSGLAYLHRRKIVHRDIKPSNLLINARKQVKIADFGVSRVLAQTMDPCNSSVGTIAYMSPERINTDLNHGQYDGYAGDIWSLGVSILEFYMGRFPFSVGRQGDWATLMWAICMSAPPEAPATASSEFRHFISCCLQREPSKRLSAAQLLQHPFISGNGGGQAQQPHQNLRHLLPPPRPLSS from the coding sequence ATGAGGCCGATTCAATCGCCGCCCGGAACGAACCTAGCACCAGCAGCACCACCACCGAGACAAGTAACCAACCAGAGACGACGTCGTCACGACCTAACCCTACCCCTCCCTCAGCGGGACACATCGCTTGCTGTACCGCTCCCTCTCCCTCCGCCCGGCCCCAGCTCGGCCCAGTCCTCCTCCGCCCACAGCGCGGCCCAGCAGCTTATCAACTTCTCCGAGCTCGAGCGCTCCAACCGCATCGGGAGCGGAGCCGGAGGCACCGTCTACAAGGTCATCCACCGCCCCACGGGTCGTCTTTACGCGCTCAAGGTGATTTACGGCAACCACGAGATCGAAACCCTCCGCCAGATCTGCCGCGAGATCGAAATCCTGCGCGACGTCGATAACCCCAACGTCGTCAAGTGCCACGACTTGTCCGACCACAACGGCGAGATCCAGGTCCTGCTCGAGTACATGGACGGCGGGTCGCTGGAGGGCCAGCACATCGGGAACGAGAGGGCCCTCTCCGATTTGGCCAGGCAAATCCTCAGCGGCCTCGCCTACCTCCACCGGCGGAAGATCGTGCATCGCGATATCAAACCCTCGAATCTTCTGATCAACGCGAGGAAACAGGTCAAGATCGCCGATTTCGGAGTGAGTCGAGTTCTGGCTCAGACCATGGACCCCTGCAATTCCTCAGTCGGGACCATCGCTTACATGAGTCCGGAGAGGATCAACACCGATCTCAATCACGGCCAGTACGACGGCTACGCCGGCGATATATGGAGCCTTGGGGTCAGCATATTGGAATTTTACATGGGCCGGTTTCCGTTCTCGGTGGGGCGGCAAGGCGATTGGGCGACCTTAATGTGGGCTATTTGTATGTCTGCTCCGCCTGAAGCTCCGGCCACTGCTTCCAGTGAGTTCAGGCATTTCATTTCTTGCTGCCTGCAGAGAGAGCCCTCGAAGAGACTGTCGGCGGCGCAGTTGTTGCAGCACCCGTTTATCTCCGGCAATGGTGGCGGTCAGGCTCAGCAACCCCATCAGAATCTTCGCCATCTGCTGCCGCCACCGAGGCCTCTTTCTTCTTAG